In a genomic window of Oncorhynchus keta strain PuntledgeMale-10-30-2019 chromosome 26, Oket_V2, whole genome shotgun sequence:
- the chst14 gene encoding carbohydrate sulfotransferase 14 gives MMPPRNQDFGLKKPGGARSGSVINFRKTVHSGSLRRSSAVLPSVLTFAVIVASGGLLLMIEKGMLNSMETPPPLGYSKRSGYLRQARNLDPAVDAESQILQEIRNRTIRTMCGQKNMPHNVWSLSPLQRKTLLQHILVNDEHRFLYCYVPKVACSNWKRVLKVLSGALENVDVNIKMNHKSDLLFLSSLKPEEIRYRLKHYFKFMFVREPMERLLSAYRNKFGEIKAYQEKYGAEIIRRYRKGHAKDTAVAGDDVTFAEFVRYLLDEDVDRMNEHWMPIYNLCQPCAVSYDFIGSYEHLESDADYVLQRISAPPHVHFPERQTWYKPVTKETLHYYLCSLPQKLLRELLPKYILDFSLFTYPFPNTTTEYCRH, from the exons ATGATGCCTCCGCGAAACCAAGATTTCGGACTGAAAAAGCCTGGAGGGGCCAGGAGCGGGTCCGTGATAAACTTCAGAAAAACAGTGCATTCCGGCTCTTTACGCCGCAGCTCTGCTGTCTTGCCATCGGTGCTGACGTTCGCTGTGATCGTGGCGTCCGGGGGCCTTCTGCTCATGATAGAGAAAGGAATGCTGAATAGTATGGAGACACCACCACCTCTGGGATACAGCAAGAGGTCAGGCTACCTCAGACAAGCCCGAAATCTCGATCCAGCTGTGGACGCAGAATCGCAG ATTCTCCAGGAGATCCGTAACCGCACCATCCGGACCATGTGTGGTCAGAAGAACATGCCTCACAATGTGTGGTCCCTGAGCCCCCTGCAGAGGAAAACCCTGCTGCAGCACATCCTGGTGAACGACGAGCACCGCTTCCTCTACTGCTACGTCCCCAAGGTGGCCTGCTCCAACTGGAAGAGGGTTCTGAAGGTCCTGAGTGGGGCTCTAGAGAACGTGGACGTCAACATCAAGATGAACCACAAGAGTGACCTGCTCTTCCTGTCCTCCCTGAAGCCTGAGGAGATCCGCTATAGGCTGAAACACTACTTCAAGTTCATGTTTGTCAGGGAACCTATGGAGCGCCTTCTCTCCGCTTACAGGAACAAGTTCGGGGAGATCAAGGCCTACCAGGAGAAGTACGGTGCCGAGATCATCAGGCGCTACAGAAAGGGCCATGCCAAGGATACAGCAGTGGCTGGGGATGATGTGACTTTTGCGGAGTTTGTGCGCTACCTGCTGGATGAGGATGTGGACCGCATGAATGAGCACTGGATGCCCATCTACAACCTGTGTCAGCCATGTGCCGTGTCCTATGACTTCATTGGCTCCTATGAGCATCTGGAGAGTGATGCGGACTATGTGCTACAGCGTATTAGTGCACCTCCACACGTCCACTTCCCTGAGCGACAGACGTGGTACAAGCCTGTCACCAAGGAGACGCTGCACTATTACCTATGCAGTCTGCCTCAGAAGCTTCTCAGGGAACTCCTGCCCAAGTATATTCTAGACTTTTCCCTGTTTACTTACCCCTTCCCCAACACAACCACTGAGTACTGCAGACATTAA